A genomic window from Streptomyces sp. HUAS YS2 includes:
- a CDS encoding S1C family serine protease yields the protein MSTENEGAEVPADQSAPSAPPAPPVPPAPVESAPTAAVPADRPEHSPRPEPATAPLPPTPPAPTEAPAAAHAQEPAHAQPPAPAQAPAQAGGWPPPPPAQPAYAQAGGGGGPAWGAPPEAAPGPQAPRRRTGGLVAAVLAAALVAGGVGGGIGYWAAQSGDETVGSTTVSSGTSPADFKRAPGTVAAVANKALPSVVTIQAKSGGADGEGGTGTGFVYDKEGHILTNNHVVASAADGGTLSATFSDGKTYDAEVVGRAQGYDVAVLKLKNAPSGLVPLPLGNSDKVAVGDSTIAIGAPFGLSNTVTTGIISAKNRPVASGDGSGGSNSYMSALQTDASINPGNSGGPLLDASGAVIGINSAIQSAGSGMGQSQAGSIGLGFAIPINQAKNVAEQLIKSGDPVYPVIGAMVNMTDKGEGATISQQGAGGTPAVTADGPAAKAGLKAGDVITEFGGKQIDSGPTLISEIWTHQPGDQVKLTYERDGKPTTVTITLGKRTGDN from the coding sequence GTGAGCACCGAGAACGAGGGCGCCGAGGTTCCGGCGGACCAGAGTGCCCCGTCCGCACCTCCCGCACCTCCCGTTCCGCCCGCACCGGTCGAGTCTGCTCCGACGGCGGCGGTGCCGGCGGACCGGCCAGAGCACTCCCCCCGGCCCGAGCCGGCCACGGCACCGCTGCCCCCGACCCCTCCGGCGCCGACCGAGGCCCCGGCCGCGGCGCACGCCCAGGAACCGGCGCACGCCCAGCCCCCGGCCCCGGCGCAGGCTCCGGCCCAGGCCGGCGGTTGGCCGCCGCCTCCCCCGGCCCAGCCCGCGTACGCCCAGGCCGGCGGCGGTGGCGGACCGGCCTGGGGCGCGCCGCCCGAGGCCGCGCCCGGGCCGCAGGCACCGCGCAGGCGGACCGGCGGACTGGTCGCGGCGGTCCTCGCGGCGGCGCTCGTCGCGGGCGGCGTCGGCGGCGGCATCGGCTACTGGGCGGCGCAGAGCGGCGACGAGACCGTCGGCTCCACGACCGTCTCGTCCGGCACCTCCCCCGCCGACTTCAAGCGGGCGCCGGGCACGGTCGCGGCGGTGGCGAACAAGGCGCTGCCGAGCGTCGTCACCATCCAGGCGAAGTCCGGCGGCGCGGACGGCGAGGGCGGCACGGGCACCGGCTTCGTCTACGACAAGGAAGGCCACATCCTCACCAACAACCACGTGGTCGCCTCCGCGGCGGACGGCGGCACCCTCTCGGCGACCTTCTCCGACGGCAAGACGTACGACGCCGAGGTGGTCGGCCGGGCACAGGGCTACGACGTGGCGGTGCTGAAGCTCAAGAACGCGCCGTCCGGCCTCGTCCCGCTGCCGCTGGGCAACTCCGACAAGGTCGCCGTCGGCGACTCGACGATCGCGATCGGCGCGCCGTTCGGCCTGTCGAACACGGTCACCACGGGCATCATCAGCGCGAAGAACCGGCCGGTGGCCTCCGGCGACGGCTCCGGCGGGAGCAACTCGTACATGAGCGCGCTGCAGACGGACGCGTCGATCAACCCGGGCAACTCCGGCGGCCCGCTGCTCGACGCGAGCGGCGCGGTGATCGGCATCAACTCGGCGATCCAGTCGGCCGGCAGCGGCATGGGCCAGTCCCAGGCCGGCTCGATCGGCCTCGGCTTCGCGATCCCGATCAACCAGGCGAAGAACGTCGCGGAGCAGCTGATCAAGAGCGGCGATCCGGTGTACCCGGTGATCGGCGCGATGGTGAACATGACGGACAAGGGCGAGGGCGCCACCATCTCCCAGCAGGGCGCGGGCGGCACCCCGGCGGTCACCGCGGACGGCCCGGCGGCGAAGGCGGGCCTGAAGGCGGGCGACGTGATCACCGAGTTCGGCGGCAAGCAGATCGACAGCGGCCCGACGCTGATCTCCGAGATCTGGACCCACCAGCCGGGCGACCAGGTCAAGCTCACCTACGAACGCGACGGCAAGCCCACCACCGTCACGATCACCCTCGGCAAGCGCACGGGCGACAACTGA
- a CDS encoding DUF2637 domain-containing protein has product MNRSIRPDAVLVQAVIAGALSFAHLHDLAAAAGQDGWKAWAYPVSVDLLLVAAWRRMRSDAGNRDAWFWFAIALTASLGANVATAGLLDMGDVPDWLRILVAGWPALAFLGGTLLAHAPGPTTPEPEPTPEPLVPAVEVQRIDQPDPVPAPAESPAPPEELAPAPAALPADAPAVPRALLDHARSIADAHRASTGQPISADALSARLGLPGPTCNAIAAQLQLA; this is encoded by the coding sequence GTGAACCGCTCGATCCGACCCGATGCCGTTCTCGTGCAGGCCGTGATTGCCGGTGCTCTGTCCTTCGCGCACCTGCACGACCTGGCCGCGGCTGCCGGGCAGGACGGTTGGAAGGCATGGGCCTACCCGGTCAGCGTCGACCTGCTGTTGGTCGCCGCCTGGCGTCGGATGCGATCGGACGCGGGCAACCGCGACGCGTGGTTCTGGTTCGCCATCGCGCTCACGGCATCGCTCGGTGCCAACGTCGCCACCGCGGGACTGCTCGACATGGGGGACGTCCCGGACTGGCTGCGCATCCTCGTCGCCGGCTGGCCCGCCCTGGCCTTCCTCGGCGGCACCCTCCTCGCCCACGCACCCGGACCGACGACCCCGGAGCCGGAACCGACCCCGGAGCCGCTGGTGCCAGCGGTCGAAGTGCAGCGCATCGACCAGCCCGACCCGGTGCCGGCACCGGCGGAGAGTCCCGCACCGCCCGAGGAACTGGCACCGGCACCGGCCGCGCTTCCCGCCGACGCCCCGGCCGTGCCGCGGGCCTTGCTCGACCACGCCCGCTCGATCGCAGACGCGCACCGAGCCTCCACAGGGCAGCCGATCAGCGCCGATGCGCTCTCCGCGCGGCTCGGATTGCCGGGCCCGACCTGCAACGCGATCGCTGCTCAGCTCCAACTCGCCTGA
- a CDS encoding mobile element transfer protein, with protein sequence MRPNRFYDVIKVGPVKVGTYNNGRGQTRHTAACTAPGCGFSTEHRDRSAAELAARTHRCNA encoded by the coding sequence ATGCGCCCGAACCGCTTCTACGACGTGATCAAGGTCGGCCCGGTCAAGGTCGGCACCTACAACAACGGCCGCGGCCAGACCCGACACACCGCCGCCTGCACCGCCCCCGGCTGCGGCTTCTCCACGGAGCACCGCGACCGCTCGGCGGCCGAACTCGCCGCCCGCACCCACCGCTGCAACGCGTGA
- a CDS encoding site-specific integrase codes for MARKRKSRRSFGRVRKLPSGRYQARYPGPDGVLRPADRTFATTTDADLWLAKKRVEIEDGRWIDPAEGATTVRDWAARWLAAVAPQLKHKTQASYRSLIESRINPALGDRELSSLRPITVAEWIADMKGAGLSASRIRQAYRVLSQVMASAVDNDLIAQTPCRGVRLPRMPQTEPHILTQVEASRIVRSASAPHDLLIALLAFAGLRVGEAFAIRRVDVDVAGRLLVVDENLAEANGALVFDTPKSHQKRVLTLAPTLAKRLGAYLDTLPGGDDALLFTNSFGRPLRYNQWRKAHFDPAVAAAGLSDVTPHDLRASHGTWVADQYGVMTAAHRLGHSNASVTTRHYARPVAGRDAEVATASDAWLEGHEKADGARKGHDDDDDGSAGVPARV; via the coding sequence ATGGCCCGCAAGAGGAAGTCTCGCCGGAGCTTCGGGCGGGTGCGCAAGCTGCCCTCAGGCCGCTATCAGGCGCGCTACCCCGGCCCTGATGGTGTCCTTCGCCCGGCTGACCGGACCTTCGCCACCACGACCGACGCAGATCTCTGGCTGGCCAAGAAGCGCGTGGAGATCGAGGACGGGCGCTGGATCGATCCGGCGGAGGGTGCAACCACCGTGCGGGATTGGGCGGCTCGCTGGCTGGCTGCTGTCGCGCCCCAGCTCAAGCACAAGACGCAGGCGTCGTACCGGTCGCTGATCGAGTCGCGGATCAATCCCGCGCTTGGTGACCGCGAGCTGTCCAGTCTTCGACCGATCACTGTGGCTGAGTGGATCGCCGACATGAAGGGTGCAGGGCTCAGCGCCTCGCGGATCCGGCAGGCGTACCGGGTGCTGTCCCAGGTCATGGCCTCGGCCGTCGACAACGACCTGATCGCGCAGACTCCGTGCCGCGGTGTGCGCCTTCCTCGGATGCCGCAGACCGAGCCACACATCCTGACGCAGGTGGAGGCGTCACGGATCGTTCGGAGTGCCAGCGCACCGCATGACCTGCTGATCGCGCTGCTCGCCTTCGCCGGCCTCCGAGTCGGTGAGGCGTTCGCAATCCGTCGCGTGGACGTCGACGTAGCGGGCCGCCTCCTGGTGGTGGACGAGAACCTTGCCGAAGCGAACGGGGCCCTGGTCTTCGACACCCCGAAGTCGCATCAGAAGCGTGTGCTGACCCTGGCGCCGACGCTGGCGAAGAGGCTGGGTGCGTACCTCGACACACTGCCGGGCGGTGATGACGCGCTCCTCTTCACGAACAGCTTCGGTCGGCCGCTGCGCTACAACCAGTGGCGCAAGGCGCACTTCGACCCGGCGGTCGCGGCGGCCGGCCTCTCGGACGTCACCCCGCATGATCTGCGCGCGTCCCATGGCACCTGGGTTGCCGATCAGTACGGTGTGATGACCGCGGCTCATCGACTCGGCCACTCGAACGCGAGTGTCACGACCCGGCATTACGCTCGCCCCGTGGCCGGCCGTGACGCAGAGGTGGCTACCGCTTCTGACGCCTGGCTCGAAGGACACGAGAAGGCCGATGGGGCACGCAAGGGGCACGATGACGATGACGATGGCTCTGCCGGTGTCCCTGCGCGCGTCTGA
- a CDS encoding SpdD protein, whose protein sequence is MFTPKYPPLDTAPAAPPRVITTDNTPATITPAPAPAPAPVAPAPNRRTVQITPGAALALVGGGTAAVLVVGTVLVSMLLAVAITAASVAVCAVVIKSLLNQERKH, encoded by the coding sequence ATGTTCACCCCGAAGTACCCGCCCCTGGACACCGCCCCCGCGGCCCCGCCCCGCGTGATCACGACCGACAACACCCCGGCCACCATCACACCGGCACCGGCACCGGCCCCGGCCCCGGTCGCCCCCGCCCCGAACCGCCGCACCGTGCAGATCACCCCCGGCGCCGCGCTCGCCCTCGTCGGTGGCGGTACCGCCGCGGTCCTGGTCGTCGGCACGGTCCTGGTCTCCATGCTCCTCGCGGTCGCCATCACCGCCGCCTCCGTGGCCGTGTGCGCCGTCGTCATCAAGTCCCTGCTCAACCAGGAAAGGAAGCACTGA
- a CDS encoding glycerophosphodiester phosphodiesterase — protein MTHARQHTIQVVAHRGASEDAPEHTLAAYMKAIEDGADALECDVRLTADGHLVCVHDRRVDRTSNGRGAVSALELADLAALDFGTWKGREDATESPDWGDREYTSVLTLERLLELVADAGRHIELAIETKHPTRWAGQVEDRLLQLLRRFDLADPAPDASPVRVMSFSARSLQRIEAAAPTLPTVYLTQFVTPRLKDGRLPGTTRIAGPSIRIVRHHPTVVLRLQQAGHQVHVWTVDDAEDIELCARLGVEAIITNRPKQVLSHLGRL, from the coding sequence GTGACCCACGCACGGCAGCACACCATCCAGGTCGTCGCCCACCGCGGCGCCTCCGAGGACGCCCCCGAACACACCCTTGCCGCGTACATGAAGGCCATCGAGGACGGCGCCGACGCCCTCGAGTGCGATGTCCGGCTCACCGCCGACGGCCACCTCGTGTGCGTGCACGACCGCCGCGTCGACCGCACCTCCAACGGCCGCGGCGCCGTCTCCGCCCTGGAGCTCGCCGACCTCGCCGCGCTCGACTTCGGTACGTGGAAGGGGCGCGAGGACGCCACCGAGAGCCCCGACTGGGGAGACCGCGAGTACACCTCCGTCCTCACCCTCGAACGGCTCCTCGAGCTCGTCGCCGACGCCGGCCGCCACATCGAGCTGGCCATCGAGACCAAGCACCCCACCCGTTGGGCGGGCCAGGTGGAGGACCGGCTGCTCCAGCTGCTGCGCCGGTTCGACCTCGCCGATCCGGCGCCGGACGCCTCGCCCGTCCGGGTCATGAGCTTCTCGGCCCGCTCCCTGCAACGCATCGAGGCGGCCGCACCGACCCTCCCGACCGTCTATCTCACACAGTTCGTCACCCCGCGGCTCAAGGACGGCCGGCTGCCCGGGACCACCCGTATCGCCGGCCCGTCCATCCGCATCGTGCGCCACCACCCCACCGTCGTCCTGCGGCTCCAGCAGGCCGGCCACCAGGTGCACGTGTGGACCGTCGACGATGCCGAGGACATCGAACTGTGCGCCCGGCTCGGCGTCGAGGCGATCATCACGAACCGGCCGAAGCAGGTGCTGTCCCACCTGGGCCGCCTCTGA
- a CDS encoding ATP-binding protein codes for MRHRRRTGRFPVPAIGAFTPWRGVKEVSGVALVVAQEVPTSSSMAVPHGPAGVGEARHRMREQLHRSGVSESVVDDAVLILSELLSNACRHGRPLGRAEVGDGDVRAAWRIDPAGGLTVEVTDGGGPTRPVPSTPSVTARGGRGLNIISALSQDWGVRDSASGEVTVWVLVSVGHRREDFAASVAGPGFELLDAYEDLD; via the coding sequence GTGCGTCACCGGAGGCGTACTGGCCGGTTTCCGGTTCCGGCCATTGGGGCATTCACACCGTGGCGTGGGGTGAAGGAGGTCTCGGGGGTGGCGTTGGTGGTGGCACAGGAGGTGCCCACGTCGTCGAGCATGGCCGTGCCCCATGGCCCTGCGGGCGTGGGGGAAGCACGGCACCGGATGCGGGAGCAGTTGCACCGCAGCGGGGTGTCCGAATCGGTCGTCGACGACGCGGTACTGATCCTTTCCGAGCTGCTCAGCAATGCCTGCCGGCACGGCAGACCGCTGGGCCGGGCCGAGGTGGGCGACGGCGACGTACGGGCGGCGTGGCGCATTGATCCGGCGGGCGGGCTGACGGTCGAGGTGACGGACGGCGGTGGTCCGACCCGGCCGGTTCCTTCGACGCCCTCGGTCACCGCACGCGGCGGCCGCGGGCTGAACATCATCAGCGCCCTCTCCCAGGACTGGGGCGTACGGGACAGCGCGTCCGGCGAGGTGACGGTCTGGGTGCTCGTCTCGGTGGGCCACCGGCGCGAGGACTTCGCGGCCAGCGTCGCCGGCCCGGGCTTCGAACTCCTCGACGCGTACGAGGACCTGGACTGA
- a CDS encoding sigma-70 family RNA polymerase sigma factor: protein MFALIEEVRRVADMQDHALRVRAAVDLMGELQAAVVETSRMRKESIAWLRDHGYSMADVAKLMGVSRARVAQLRDAGPAPERVFLGTERAQVLVPMRPGERDYVALEDSSAGQKLVALAHQFQLDGDLGYIPTTGEVDLNREDLIVVCGPKTSSMTAAALQADPRLSFETLPDGRWALIERASGKTYTSPSDDPDNPAPSDVAYLGRLPRPDGQGTFLLIAGVHAVGSLGVAHFLTEHLANLYKQAGMAQFSMVVGCDYEPGTKTIEHSRAASEVLLHEAS, encoded by the coding sequence GTGTTCGCCTTGATTGAAGAAGTGCGACGCGTCGCCGACATGCAAGATCACGCGCTCCGCGTGAGAGCCGCTGTGGACCTGATGGGAGAGCTGCAAGCTGCCGTCGTCGAGACCTCGCGGATGCGCAAGGAGAGCATTGCTTGGCTGCGTGATCACGGGTATTCGATGGCCGACGTGGCGAAGCTGATGGGCGTCAGTCGGGCGCGCGTCGCACAGCTCCGTGACGCCGGCCCCGCGCCGGAGCGAGTGTTCCTTGGCACCGAGCGCGCACAGGTGCTCGTCCCCATGCGTCCGGGCGAGCGCGACTACGTGGCGCTGGAGGACAGCTCCGCGGGGCAGAAGCTGGTGGCGCTGGCCCATCAGTTCCAGCTCGATGGAGACCTGGGGTACATCCCGACGACCGGCGAAGTCGACCTCAACCGCGAAGACCTCATCGTCGTTTGCGGCCCCAAGACCTCCTCCATGACTGCGGCAGCTCTCCAGGCCGACCCCCGGCTCTCGTTCGAGACGCTGCCGGACGGCCGATGGGCGCTCATCGAGCGGGCGAGCGGCAAGACGTACACCTCCCCGAGCGATGATCCGGACAACCCCGCCCCCTCAGACGTGGCGTACCTGGGTCGCCTCCCGCGGCCTGACGGGCAGGGCACGTTCCTGCTGATCGCTGGCGTGCACGCCGTTGGCTCCCTGGGAGTCGCGCACTTCCTCACCGAGCATCTGGCGAACCTCTACAAGCAGGCCGGCATGGCTCAGTTCTCGATGGTCGTCGGCTGCGACTACGAGCCGGGGACGAAGACGATCGAACACAGCCGAGCAGCCAGCGAGGTGCTTCTGCACGAGGCGAGTTGA
- a CDS encoding protein phosphatase 2C domain-containing protein: protein MHVALSSAARPGGSNEDFAVGSAECVVVLDGAGTPEGLPTGCIHGVAWFARTLGSALHSEAVEARGNLAGCLATAIRNTTDLHRGTCDVDSPFSPSATVAVLRSRGAEAEWLVLGDAALVLDHGGEPEVITDQRLAGVASEERAALRTAVPGSVEEGRTHTRLVQAERAMRNTPGGYWVAAADPGAAEEAITGSTPLAHVRRAALLTDGAARFVDTFALGDWSACLDTLQQHGPADLIKQVRDAEFSDPALDRWPRSKMHDDATVIFARP, encoded by the coding sequence ATGCACGTCGCCCTGTCCAGTGCCGCCCGTCCCGGGGGGTCCAACGAAGACTTCGCCGTTGGCAGTGCTGAATGCGTGGTGGTTCTCGACGGAGCCGGCACGCCCGAAGGGCTGCCCACTGGGTGTATTCACGGCGTGGCGTGGTTCGCCCGGACGCTGGGCAGCGCGCTGCACAGCGAAGCCGTCGAGGCCCGGGGGAACTTGGCCGGCTGTCTCGCCACGGCCATTCGGAACACGACGGATCTTCACCGCGGCACCTGCGACGTCGACAGCCCGTTCTCACCATCGGCGACGGTCGCCGTCCTGCGAAGCCGGGGCGCGGAGGCCGAGTGGCTCGTTCTGGGTGACGCCGCTCTCGTCCTCGACCACGGGGGAGAGCCCGAGGTCATCACTGATCAACGCCTAGCGGGGGTGGCAAGCGAAGAACGAGCGGCCCTGAGAACAGCCGTGCCGGGATCAGTCGAGGAGGGGCGCACACACACCAGACTGGTCCAGGCCGAGCGAGCAATGCGCAACACACCGGGCGGGTACTGGGTAGCCGCCGCAGACCCGGGCGCCGCGGAGGAAGCGATCACGGGCAGCACGCCCCTTGCACACGTGAGACGGGCAGCGCTTCTTACCGACGGTGCGGCCCGGTTCGTGGACACGTTCGCTCTCGGGGACTGGTCAGCCTGCCTCGACACACTGCAACAACACGGGCCGGCCGACCTCATCAAGCAGGTGCGCGACGCCGAGTTCAGCGACCCAGCCCTTGACCGATGGCCCCGCTCCAAGATGCACGACGATGCAACTGTGATCTTCGCCCGCCCCTAG
- the repSA gene encoding replication initiator protein RepSA → MTDAATAAGLDPATLADVLRLAGSTGFDRIQEQIRRTGGCTDPIRLQGSTVTRDAGTGHVLHSYSTADEPGGFLRVACGNRRASRCPSCAWTYAGDTYHLIRAGLIGDPTKGTPETIRDHPRVFATLTAPSFGPVHNRPGKRSCRCGTRHAEDAPELGTPLDPDEYDYAGAVLWNNHASELWRYFTIYLRREIARGAGLTQKAARELSRVSFGKVAEYQKRGAVHFHAVIRFDGPDGPLSPPPAWATLRLLDDSIRAAAARVAVDVPAVDDQPARRLQWGTQLDVQPIGAFGNGEEITEQAVASYVAKYATKAAETTGTVDRRIGNKEALILLDVPDHPARLIAACLDLHALYPDRKLRDWAHMLGFRGHFSSKSRSYSTTLGALRQVRADYRAAQQRAALGLPDPDDAEGTTLTLAHWSYAGHGHTPGESWLAANVRRDLQHQREQARDIRAELEVTDTMGEW, encoded by the coding sequence GTGACCGACGCCGCTACTGCGGCGGGCCTGGACCCGGCCACCCTCGCCGATGTGCTGAGGCTGGCCGGGTCCACCGGCTTCGACCGCATCCAAGAGCAGATCCGCCGCACCGGCGGCTGCACCGACCCGATCCGCCTTCAGGGCTCCACCGTCACCCGCGACGCCGGCACCGGACACGTCCTCCACTCGTACTCGACCGCCGATGAGCCGGGCGGCTTCCTCCGCGTCGCCTGCGGCAACCGCCGCGCCTCACGGTGCCCGTCGTGCGCATGGACCTACGCCGGGGACACGTACCACCTCATCCGCGCCGGCCTCATCGGCGACCCGACCAAGGGCACCCCCGAGACCATCCGGGATCACCCGCGGGTCTTCGCCACCCTCACCGCCCCCTCGTTCGGGCCGGTCCACAACCGCCCCGGCAAGCGGTCCTGCCGCTGCGGCACCCGCCACGCCGAGGACGCGCCCGAACTCGGCACGCCGCTCGACCCGGACGAGTACGACTACGCCGGTGCCGTGCTGTGGAACAACCATGCCTCCGAGCTGTGGCGGTACTTCACGATCTACCTGCGCCGAGAGATCGCCCGCGGTGCCGGCCTGACGCAGAAGGCCGCTCGTGAGCTGTCCCGTGTGTCCTTCGGCAAGGTCGCCGAGTACCAGAAGCGCGGAGCCGTCCACTTCCATGCCGTGATCCGCTTCGACGGACCCGACGGGCCGTTGAGTCCTCCGCCGGCCTGGGCCACCCTCCGCCTGCTGGACGACTCGATCCGGGCCGCTGCCGCCCGCGTCGCAGTCGACGTGCCCGCGGTCGACGACCAACCGGCCCGCCGCCTCCAGTGGGGCACTCAGCTCGACGTGCAGCCCATCGGGGCCTTCGGCAACGGCGAAGAGATCACCGAACAGGCCGTTGCCTCCTACGTGGCCAAGTACGCCACCAAGGCGGCCGAGACCACCGGCACCGTTGACCGCCGGATCGGCAATAAGGAAGCCCTGATCCTGCTCGACGTGCCCGACCACCCCGCCCGGCTCATCGCGGCGTGCCTCGACCTGCACGCCCTGTACCCCGACCGGAAGTTACGGGACTGGGCCCACATGCTCGGCTTCCGCGGCCACTTCTCCAGCAAGTCCCGCAGCTACTCGACCACCCTCGGCGCACTCCGACAGGTCCGCGCCGACTACCGCGCCGCCCAGCAACGCGCCGCCCTCGGACTGCCCGACCCGGACGACGCAGAGGGAACGACGCTGACCCTCGCCCACTGGTCCTACGCCGGCCACGGTCACACGCCCGGAGAGTCCTGGCTCGCCGCCAATGTACGCCGGGACCTTCAGCACCAACGCGAGCAAGCCCGTGACATCCGCGCCGAACTCGAAGTCACCGACACCATGGGGGAGTGGTGA
- a CDS encoding excisionase family DNA-binding protein, translating into MDRLLNVDQVAELLGTTVRFPRRLIEERRITFVKVGRHVRIPESAVSAFVDANTVQPVIIRPVARLRRAA; encoded by the coding sequence ATGGACCGACTGCTCAACGTTGACCAGGTTGCCGAACTCCTCGGCACCACCGTGCGGTTCCCGCGGCGGCTGATCGAGGAGCGTCGGATCACGTTCGTGAAGGTCGGCCGGCATGTCCGCATTCCCGAGAGCGCCGTCTCGGCGTTCGTCGATGCCAACACGGTTCAGCCGGTCATCATCCGGCCCGTGGCTCGGCTGAGGAGGGCTGCCTGA
- a CDS encoding FtsK/SpoIIIE domain-containing protein: MTDLSAVLEATGLLAGAGGLGYAKVRAPRVYWSLVGLPVTWGRFTLTYRSTMDVCGLTVQPSRLRAFLTRNVARREVLPVAPKVRRVRGTSTGLRVTLRLPAGLEPADVIAASERLRHAWGVHSVTVAETKPGFVELRMTGYDVLRRVRMPRATRIDGLAVPVALREDGTAYVRDYQKVPHALTLGANQSGKSVYQRSLIKSLAQVPVALVGIDCKRGVEQSAYAPRLSALAITPDASASLLDVLVEQMESRFDLLSLHGVSDVWELPEGLRPVPIVVLVDEVAELFLISSKKDEERRERIVTALIRLGQMARAVGIYLEVCGQRFGSELGRGATMLRAQLTGRVVHRVNDKQTAEMGLADVAPDAVMPAGLIPAERPGTAVAADSSGGWVKIRTPRTSRDEAAAVCREYAHLVPELPALDPYRPHVPADLPARGPSLVKPRPVTE; this comes from the coding sequence ATGACCGACCTGTCCGCGGTGCTTGAGGCGACGGGCCTCCTTGCTGGTGCCGGCGGTCTCGGCTACGCGAAGGTACGCGCCCCTCGCGTGTACTGGTCGCTGGTCGGACTGCCGGTCACCTGGGGCCGGTTCACTCTGACGTACCGCTCGACCATGGACGTCTGCGGGCTGACCGTTCAGCCCTCGCGTCTGCGGGCGTTCCTCACCCGGAACGTCGCGCGCCGTGAGGTGCTGCCGGTCGCGCCCAAGGTGCGCCGGGTCCGCGGCACTTCGACCGGCCTGCGGGTGACCCTGCGGCTCCCCGCCGGCCTGGAACCGGCCGACGTGATCGCGGCCTCCGAGCGACTGAGGCATGCCTGGGGAGTGCACTCGGTGACCGTCGCCGAGACCAAGCCCGGGTTCGTCGAGCTGCGGATGACCGGCTACGACGTGCTGCGCCGGGTCCGGATGCCGCGTGCGACTCGCATTGACGGTCTGGCTGTGCCGGTGGCGCTTCGCGAGGATGGCACTGCGTACGTCCGGGACTATCAGAAGGTGCCGCATGCGCTGACGCTCGGGGCCAACCAGTCGGGCAAGTCCGTGTATCAGCGGAGCCTGATCAAGAGTCTCGCGCAGGTGCCGGTTGCGCTGGTCGGGATCGACTGCAAGCGCGGGGTCGAGCAGTCGGCGTACGCGCCTCGGCTGTCGGCTCTGGCGATCACGCCGGATGCTTCTGCGTCGCTGCTGGATGTCCTGGTCGAGCAGATGGAATCGCGCTTCGACCTGCTGAGTCTCCACGGTGTCTCGGATGTCTGGGAGCTGCCGGAGGGGTTACGGCCGGTGCCGATTGTCGTCCTGGTGGATGAGGTGGCGGAGCTGTTCTTGATCTCCTCGAAGAAGGATGAGGAGCGTCGGGAGCGGATCGTCACCGCGCTGATCAGGCTCGGGCAGATGGCTCGTGCGGTCGGGATTTACCTGGAGGTGTGCGGCCAGCGGTTCGGTTCCGAACTCGGCAGGGGCGCGACCATGCTCCGTGCCCAGCTCACCGGCCGTGTGGTGCACCGCGTCAACGACAAGCAGACCGCCGAGATGGGGCTTGCCGATGTGGCCCCGGACGCGGTCATGCCTGCCGGCCTGATCCCGGCCGAACGTCCCGGAACCGCGGTCGCCGCGGACTCCTCCGGTGGCTGGGTCAAGATCCGCACTCCGCGTACGTCGCGCGATGAGGCGGCGGCGGTCTGCCGGGAGTACGCCCACCTTGTCCCGGAGCTGCCGGCCCTCGACCCGTACCGCCCGCACGTGCCCGCCGACCTTCCCGCCCGCGGCCCGTCCCTGGTCAAGCCGCGGCCTGTCACGGAGTAG